The following proteins come from a genomic window of Pseudomonas sp. WJP1:
- the tkt gene encoding transketolase gives MPSRRERANAIRALSMDAVQKANSGHPGAPMGMADIAEVLWRDYLKHNPSNPSFADRDRFVLSNGHGSMLIYSLLHLTGYDVTIDDLKSFRQLHSRTPGHPEFGYTPGVETTTGPLGQGLANAVGFALAEKVMAAQFNRPGHNIVDHHTYVFLGDGCMMEGISHEVSSLAGTLGLGKLIAFYDDNGISIDGEVEGWFTDDTPKRFESYNWQVIRNVDGHDPEEIRIAIETARKSPQPTLICCKTTIGFGSPNKQGKEDCHGAPLGDAEIALTRAALKWNHGPFEIPADIYAEWDAKEAGRAVEAEWDQRFAAYSAAFPTEANELIRRLSGELPADFSEKADAYIAEVAAKGETIASRKASQNALNAFGPLLPEFLGGSADLAGSNLTLWKGCKGVTAEDASGNYMYYGVREFGMTAIMNGVALHGGLVPYGATFLMFMEYARNAVRMSALMKQRVIHVYTHDSIGLGEDGPTHQPIEQLASLRCTPNLDTWRPADAVESAVSWKYALERKDGPSALIFSRQNLQHQTRNALQVADISRGGYVLKDCAGEPELILIATGSEVGLAVQAYDKLTEQGRKVRVVSMPCTSVFDAQDAGYKQSVLPLQVSARIAIEASIADYWYKYVGLEGRVIGMTTYGESAPAPALFEEFGFTLENILGQAEELLED, from the coding sequence CCCCTATGGGTATGGCGGATATCGCCGAGGTACTGTGGCGCGACTACCTCAAGCACAACCCGAGCAATCCATCGTTCGCCGACCGTGACCGCTTCGTGCTGTCCAACGGCCACGGCTCGATGCTGATCTACTCGCTGCTGCACCTGACCGGCTATGACGTCACCATTGATGACCTCAAGAGCTTCCGCCAGCTGCATAGCCGCACCCCGGGTCACCCGGAATTCGGCTACACCCCGGGCGTCGAGACCACCACCGGTCCGCTGGGCCAGGGCCTGGCCAATGCCGTGGGCTTTGCCCTGGCTGAAAAAGTCATGGCGGCACAGTTCAACCGTCCTGGCCACAACATCGTCGACCACCACACCTACGTGTTCCTGGGTGATGGCTGCATGATGGAAGGCATCTCCCACGAAGTCAGCTCCCTGGCCGGTACCCTGGGCCTGGGCAAACTGATCGCCTTCTACGATGACAACGGCATCTCCATCGACGGCGAAGTCGAAGGCTGGTTCACCGATGACACGCCAAAGCGTTTCGAATCGTACAACTGGCAAGTGATCCGCAACGTCGACGGTCATGATCCGGAAGAGATCAGGATCGCGATCGAGACGGCGCGCAAAAGCCCGCAACCGACTCTGATCTGCTGCAAGACCACCATCGGCTTCGGTTCGCCGAACAAGCAAGGCAAGGAAGACTGCCACGGCGCCCCACTGGGTGACGCGGAAATCGCCCTGACCCGTGCGGCGCTGAAATGGAACCACGGCCCGTTCGAAATCCCGGCGGACATTTATGCCGAGTGGGATGCCAAGGAAGCCGGTCGCGCGGTCGAAGCCGAGTGGGACCAGCGTTTCGCGGCCTACTCCGCGGCGTTCCCGACCGAGGCCAACGAACTGATCCGTCGTCTGAGCGGCGAACTGCCGGCCGACTTCAGCGAAAAGGCCGATGCCTACATCGCCGAAGTAGCCGCCAAGGGCGAAACCATCGCCAGCCGTAAAGCCAGCCAGAACGCCCTGAACGCGTTCGGCCCGCTGCTGCCTGAGTTCCTCGGCGGTTCGGCTGACCTGGCCGGTTCCAACCTGACCCTGTGGAAAGGTTGCAAAGGCGTCACCGCCGAAGACGCCAGCGGCAACTACATGTACTACGGCGTGCGCGAGTTCGGCATGACCGCGATCATGAACGGCGTTGCCCTGCACGGCGGCCTGGTGCCTTACGGCGCGACCTTCCTGATGTTCATGGAATACGCCCGCAACGCGGTGCGCATGTCGGCCCTGATGAAGCAGCGTGTGATCCACGTCTACACCCACGACTCCATCGGTCTGGGCGAAGACGGTCCGACTCACCAGCCAATCGAGCAACTGGCCAGCCTGCGCTGCACGCCGAACCTCGACACCTGGCGTCCGGCCGATGCCGTTGAATCGGCGGTGTCCTGGAAGTACGCACTGGAGCGTAAAGACGGTCCTTCGGCCCTGATCTTCTCGCGTCAGAACCTGCAGCACCAGACCCGCAATGCCCTGCAGGTCGCCGACATCAGCCGTGGTGGCTATGTGTTGAAGGACTGCGCAGGCGAGCCTGAGCTGATCCTGATCGCCACCGGTTCGGAAGTTGGCCTGGCCGTTCAGGCTTACGACAAGTTGACCGAGCAGGGCCGCAAGGTGCGTGTGGTTTCCATGCCTTGCACCAGCGTGTTCGACGCCCAGGATGCTGGCTACAAGCAATCGGTCCTGCCGTTGCAGGTCAGCGCCCGTATCGCCATCGAAGCTTCGATCGCCGACTACTGGTACAAGTACGTCGGTCTGGAAGGTCGCGTGATCGGCATGACCACCTACGGCGAGTCGGCGCCTGCGCCTGCCTTGTTCGAAGAGTTCGGCTTCACCCTGGAAAACATCCTGGGTCAGGCTGAAGAGCTGCTGGAAGACTAA